A single window of Archangium gephyra DNA harbors:
- a CDS encoding RNA-binding protein: MSDVQAPGSSPAPAGGADIRPRVERLLTDILGMMGFPARLDFKDASDGSLSVALHFQGEPPPGVEPGKRSQVVDSLQFLLNKMLHRPGNERRFLLVGAGVHPEPRSERLKREQAAAQATAAAAPAPQPVPPAAAPAPRPQQPKPARGPQAAAPQAKAPAPQARGASESDERSVEVAEDAALREVARKLAEKSASLGRFYALVTLKQDDRARVLKAVEGVPGVKVSCEGEGRNRRVVFTPEKPAPLPKRSMLPDDDDEDDLEG, encoded by the coding sequence GTGAGCGACGTGCAGGCACCCGGCTCCTCTCCGGCTCCCGCGGGCGGCGCGGACATCCGCCCCCGCGTGGAGCGGCTGCTCACCGACATCCTCGGCATGATGGGCTTCCCCGCCCGGCTCGACTTCAAGGACGCCAGCGATGGCAGCCTCTCCGTCGCCCTGCACTTCCAGGGCGAGCCGCCTCCCGGTGTGGAGCCAGGCAAGCGCAGCCAGGTGGTGGACTCGTTGCAGTTCCTCCTCAACAAGATGCTCCACCGCCCGGGCAACGAGCGGCGCTTCCTCCTGGTGGGCGCCGGCGTCCACCCGGAGCCCCGCAGCGAGCGGCTGAAGCGCGAGCAGGCCGCCGCCCAGGCCACCGCCGCCGCCGCGCCCGCGCCGCAGCCCGTGCCCCCGGCCGCCGCGCCCGCGCCCCGGCCGCAGCAGCCCAAGCCCGCCCGGGGACCCCAGGCGGCTGCTCCCCAGGCCAAGGCTCCAGCGCCCCAGGCCCGGGGGGCGTCCGAGTCGGATGAACGCTCCGTGGAGGTGGCCGAGGATGCCGCCCTGCGCGAGGTGGCTCGCAAGCTGGCCGAGAAGTCGGCCTCGCTGGGCCGCTTCTATGCCCTCGTTACACTGAAGCAAGATGACCGCGCGCGCGTCCTGAAAGCAGTAGAGGGTGTGCCGGGGGTGAAGGTCTCTTGCGAGGGCGAGGGCCGCAACCGGCGCGTGGTGTTCACTCCGGAGAAGCCCGCCCCGCTTCCCAAGCGGAGCATGCTGCCGGACGACGATGACGAGGATGACCTCGAGGGCTAA
- the yidD gene encoding membrane protein insertion efficiency factor YidD, which translates to MSPLAWLLALPIRFYRRFLSPLLPPACRFHPSCSSYALQALHKHGALRGSRLIVWRLLRCQPFHPGGFDPVP; encoded by the coding sequence ATGAGCCCTCTCGCCTGGCTGCTCGCGCTGCCCATCCGCTTCTACCGGCGCTTCCTCTCGCCCCTGCTGCCCCCGGCCTGCCGCTTCCACCCCTCCTGTTCCTCGTACGCCCTCCAGGCGCTCCACAAACACGGTGCCCTGCGCGGCTCCCGTCTCATCGTCTGGCGCCTCCTGCGCTGCCAACCCTTCCACCCTGGCGGCTTCGACCCGGTGCCCTGA
- the yidC gene encoding membrane protein insertase YidC: MNDLDPLSPNSADSQRRLMVALALAMALTFAYTYFAAPQGPPPQAGAADAGQVVAGSDAGTAAPTAGTDTTPRLPAAGTGPEAAVAAADAPPVRTLDFQREWAHYTFSTQGAGLVSAELQGPKMREQGQVSIAEGYKLLFGGNVPPPPQMNLARPVAGQPLPLSVSITGPAPLAADARYAVAETGTPADGTVLTARQGPWEVTKSLQWARQGFELLYTLQVKNTSAQAATGELQLHYNRAIDPNNEHAPSFFGGVGNLSYASCRVGEEKHKLAPEQSLPDAEDSRGAVHYFGIDQQYFLSALYPLDGPLQGRCDFVATPEARGITASFPITAAAGETVTLRFGGYFGPKEDELLAAVPGQALREATGLAATAYNPQLTETIDYGMWAVIAKLLVGIMKFFHGIVGNWGVAIILLTVLVKTILLPLTHRSMVSMEAMKKLQPRIEELRKKYADDRERQNMEMMKVYQEAKVNPLGGCLPMLIQMPVWIALFTALRNSYDIYQEPFFGPVWRDLTFKDPTYLLPLALGISMIITQKLQPQMGDPAQAKIMTWVVPIIFTATLLNYPAGLALYIFTNNILSIAQQYGLRKWLEKKGGGDGGLPAGTAPATAGGKRK; encoded by the coding sequence ATGAACGATCTGGATCCGCTCTCGCCCAACTCGGCTGACTCCCAGCGGCGACTGATGGTGGCGCTCGCCCTCGCCATGGCGCTCACCTTCGCCTACACCTACTTCGCCGCTCCGCAGGGGCCGCCGCCCCAGGCCGGAGCCGCGGACGCGGGGCAGGTGGTGGCCGGCAGCGACGCTGGCACGGCCGCTCCCACCGCCGGTACGGACACCACCCCCCGGCTGCCGGCGGCGGGCACCGGCCCGGAGGCCGCCGTGGCCGCCGCCGACGCCCCGCCGGTGCGCACGCTCGACTTCCAGCGCGAGTGGGCCCACTACACCTTCTCCACCCAGGGCGCGGGCCTCGTCTCGGCCGAGCTCCAGGGCCCGAAGATGCGCGAGCAGGGCCAGGTGTCCATCGCCGAGGGCTACAAGCTGCTCTTCGGGGGCAACGTGCCGCCTCCGCCGCAGATGAACCTGGCGCGGCCGGTGGCCGGCCAGCCCCTGCCGCTGTCCGTGTCCATCACCGGCCCCGCGCCCCTGGCGGCCGACGCGCGCTACGCCGTGGCCGAGACGGGCACCCCCGCCGACGGCACCGTCCTCACCGCGCGCCAGGGCCCCTGGGAGGTGACGAAGAGCCTGCAGTGGGCCAGGCAGGGCTTCGAGCTGCTCTACACGCTGCAGGTGAAGAACACCTCGGCCCAGGCGGCCACCGGTGAGCTGCAGCTGCACTACAACCGCGCCATCGACCCGAACAACGAGCACGCCCCGTCCTTCTTCGGCGGCGTGGGCAACCTCAGCTACGCCTCGTGCCGCGTGGGCGAGGAGAAGCACAAGCTGGCCCCCGAGCAGAGCCTGCCGGACGCCGAGGACTCGCGCGGCGCCGTGCACTACTTCGGCATCGACCAGCAGTACTTCCTCTCCGCGCTCTACCCGCTGGACGGGCCCCTGCAGGGCCGCTGCGACTTCGTGGCCACCCCCGAGGCGCGTGGCATCACCGCCAGCTTCCCCATCACCGCCGCCGCGGGCGAGACGGTGACGCTGCGCTTCGGCGGCTACTTCGGGCCCAAGGAGGACGAGCTGCTCGCCGCCGTGCCCGGTCAGGCCCTGCGCGAGGCCACCGGCCTGGCCGCCACCGCCTACAACCCCCAGCTCACCGAGACCATCGACTACGGCATGTGGGCCGTCATCGCCAAGCTGCTGGTGGGCATCATGAAGTTCTTCCACGGCATCGTGGGCAACTGGGGCGTGGCCATCATCCTCCTCACCGTGCTGGTGAAGACGATCCTCCTGCCCCTCACCCACCGCTCCATGGTGAGCATGGAGGCCATGAAGAAGCTCCAGCCGCGCATCGAGGAGCTGCGCAAGAAGTACGCGGACGACCGCGAGCGCCAGAACATGGAGATGATGAAGGTCTATCAGGAGGCCAAGGTGAATCCGCTCGGCGGCTGCCTCCCGATGCTCATCCAGATGCCGGTGTGGATCGCCCTCTTCACCGCCCTGCGCAACAGCTACGACATCTACCAGGAGCCCTTCTTCGGCCCGGTGTGGCGCGACCTGACCTTCAAGGATCCCACCTACCTGCTGCCGCTCGCGCTGGGCATCAGCATGATCATCACCCAGAAGCTGCAGCCGCAGATGGGTGACCCGGCCCAGGCCAAAATCATGACGTGGGTCGTCCCCATCATCTTCACCGCCACGCTGCTCAACTACCCGGCGGGCCTCGCGCTCTACATCTTCACCAACAACATCCTCTCCATCGCCCAGCAGTACGGCCTGAGGAAGTGGCTGGAGAAGAAGGGCGGAGGGGATGGCGGACTGCCGGCGGGCACGGCCCCGGCCACGGCGGGAGGCAAGCGCAAGTGA
- a CDS encoding Uma2 family endonuclease: MCNSQAAYSALEALPMGWVGEIVDEELVASPRPAPGQARAAFMLGVELGERLDPRRGGSGRWCFLRAPELRLGRDVLVPDLAGWRRDRLSEAPTPDEPFLTLAPDWICEVLTPSTAALDRTRKLPAYARAGVSHVWLVDPAARTLEVFQRVKRGWLLVHSYEGDSIVRTEPFSSLPLELSSLWMPTESFLELVR; this comes from the coding sequence ATGTGCAACAGCCAGGCGGCGTACTCGGCTCTCGAGGCGCTGCCCATGGGATGGGTTGGGGAGATCGTCGACGAGGAGCTGGTGGCTTCGCCCCGGCCGGCGCCAGGTCAGGCCCGCGCCGCTTTCATGTTGGGAGTGGAACTCGGTGAAAGGCTCGATCCCCGCCGCGGGGGCTCCGGCCGCTGGTGCTTCCTGCGCGCTCCCGAGCTCCGGCTCGGCCGCGATGTGCTCGTCCCGGATCTCGCCGGCTGGCGCCGCGACAGGCTCTCCGAGGCGCCCACGCCCGATGAGCCCTTCCTCACGCTCGCGCCGGATTGGATCTGCGAGGTCCTCACGCCCTCCACCGCCGCGCTGGACCGCACCCGCAAGCTGCCCGCCTACGCTCGCGCCGGCGTCTCCCACGTGTGGCTCGTCGACCCCGCCGCCCGCACGCTCGAGGTCTTCCAGCGCGTCAAGCGCGGCTGGCTCCTCGTCCACTCCTACGAGGGGGACTCCATCGTCCGCACCGAGCCCTTCTCCTCGCTCCCGCTCGAGCTCTCCTCTCTCTGGATGCCCACCGAGAGCTTCCTCGAGCTGGTCCGCTGA
- the rnpA gene encoding ribonuclease P protein component: MKAEGQAPPRDERFPKALRLLTRREFLEVQEKGQKLPSDCLLGLARPNARPFSRVGLTVSSKVGNAVERARLRRLLRELFRKRRGQWPSGVDVVLVVRQSAKDASFSDLSRAFDGITRKLQRLFPSGPRESTR, encoded by the coding sequence GTGAAGGCCGAGGGCCAGGCGCCACCTCGCGACGAGCGCTTTCCCAAGGCCCTGCGCCTGCTTACCCGGCGCGAGTTCCTCGAGGTCCAGGAGAAGGGTCAGAAGCTTCCCTCTGACTGTCTCCTGGGACTCGCCCGGCCCAACGCCCGGCCCTTCAGCCGCGTGGGCCTGACCGTCTCCAGCAAGGTGGGCAATGCCGTGGAGCGTGCCCGCCTGCGAAGGCTCCTCAGGGAGCTCTTCCGCAAGCGTCGCGGGCAATGGCCCTCCGGTGTGGACGTAGTCCTGGTCGTGCGCCAGTCCGCCAAGGATGCGTCGTTCTCGGACCTGTCTCGCGCCTTCGATGGCATCACCCGCAAGCTGCAGAGGCTGTTTCCGTCCGGCCCCCGGGAGTCCACCCGATGA
- the rpmH gene encoding 50S ribosomal protein L34: MSKRTYQPSKIRRNRTHGFRKRNSTKGGQDVLKSRRAKGRKRLVVSSYKK; the protein is encoded by the coding sequence GTGTCCAAGCGCACCTATCAACCCTCCAAGATCCGGCGCAACCGCACCCACGGTTTCCGCAAGCGCAACTCCACCAAGGGCGGTCAGGACGTGCTCAAGAGCCGTCGCGCCAAGGGCCGTAAGCGCCTGGTGGTGTCGTCCTACAAGAAGTAG
- a CDS encoding tRNA modification GTPase, with the protein MSSPATLAALATAPTAGAVGILRLSGPASLEVGRMLAPGVPASPAPRHAYLASFVDASGAVLDEGLFLYFRAPHSFTGEDVVELQAHGSPRLLRMLLARALEHPEVRHAGPGEFTRRAFLHGRMDLTRAEAVADLVAADSEAAVRAAAAGLSGALASRVRGLEEPLRSLHADLEGVLNFPEEAEGADAGMEARVSELRGTAESLLAEVGRGRLVRRGARVALYGPVNAGKSTLFNRLLGEQRALVDEEPGTTRDVLEARVEWDGLGVLLLDTAGLREAPGRVEALGIARTREVLASVDLAVLVLPPEARDAEAQRWIRDAGATPVLLVAGKCDVRGARGPVVPHPDPLPEGEGIDSGSTREADTLTPSLSRRARGVGRGSVSTVADLAVADLAVADLAVADSAVADSALAVSGLTGEGVEVLRSQMLSRLWGGGAPSAVALVSERHADALRRTAEALSRAEAACRFSTLEVVSGEIALALESLGEVSGTSASEALLDAIFQRFCIGK; encoded by the coding sequence ATGAGCTCCCCCGCCACCCTCGCCGCGCTCGCCACCGCCCCCACCGCCGGTGCCGTCGGCATCCTCCGCCTCTCCGGCCCCGCTTCCCTCGAGGTGGGCCGCATGCTCGCCCCCGGCGTGCCTGCCTCGCCGGCTCCCCGGCATGCCTACCTCGCCTCCTTCGTCGATGCCTCGGGCGCCGTGCTCGATGAGGGGTTGTTCCTGTACTTCCGCGCGCCTCATTCCTTCACCGGGGAGGATGTCGTCGAGCTCCAGGCGCACGGCAGCCCCCGCCTCCTGCGCATGTTGCTCGCCCGGGCCCTGGAGCATCCCGAGGTGCGCCATGCCGGCCCCGGGGAGTTCACCCGCCGCGCCTTCCTTCACGGCCGGATGGATCTCACCCGCGCCGAGGCCGTTGCCGATCTCGTCGCCGCGGACTCCGAGGCCGCCGTGCGTGCGGCGGCGGCGGGTCTCTCCGGGGCCCTGGCCTCGCGTGTCCGCGGGCTGGAGGAGCCGCTTCGCTCGCTCCATGCGGACCTCGAGGGCGTGCTGAATTTTCCCGAGGAGGCCGAGGGCGCCGATGCGGGCATGGAGGCCCGTGTCTCCGAGTTGAGGGGCACCGCGGAGTCGCTGCTCGCCGAGGTGGGCCGTGGACGGCTCGTGCGCCGCGGGGCCCGTGTGGCCCTGTACGGGCCCGTGAATGCGGGCAAGTCCACCCTGTTCAACCGCCTCCTGGGGGAACAGCGCGCCCTCGTGGATGAGGAGCCGGGGACGACTCGCGATGTCCTGGAGGCCCGCGTCGAATGGGACGGGCTCGGGGTGCTCCTGCTCGATACCGCCGGGCTTCGCGAGGCTCCCGGCCGCGTCGAGGCCCTGGGCATTGCTCGCACTCGCGAGGTGCTCGCTTCCGTTGATCTCGCCGTCCTCGTGCTCCCTCCCGAGGCCCGTGACGCGGAGGCTCAGCGGTGGATTCGTGACGCCGGGGCCACTCCTGTTCTTCTCGTCGCGGGGAAGTGCGATGTCCGCGGGGCCCGGGGGCCCGTTGTCCCTCACCCTGACCCTCTCCCAGAGGGAGAGGGGATTGACTCGGGCTCAACCCGGGAGGCGGACACCCTCACCCCGTCCCTCTCCCGGAGGGCGAGGGGTGTTGGCCGCGGATCTGTTTCCACGGTGGCTGATTTGGCGGTGGCTGATTTGGCGGTGGCTGATTTGGCGGTGGCTGATTCGGCGGTGGCTGATTCCGCTTTGGCCGTCAGTGGTTTGACGGGCGAGGGGGTGGAGGTGCTCCGCTCCCAGATGCTCTCGCGCTTGTGGGGCGGCGGCGCTCCCTCCGCCGTCGCCCTCGTCTCCGAACGTCACGCCGATGCCCTCCGGCGCACCGCCGAGGCCCTCTCCCGGGCCGAGGCGGCCTGCCGCTTCTCCACCCTCGAGGTCGTCTCCGGTGAAATCGCCCTCGCCCTCGAGTCCCTCGGCGAAGTGTCCGGAACCTCCGCTTCCGAGGCCCTCCTCGACGCCATCTTCCAGCGCTTCTGTATCGGCAAGTAG